The sequence below is a genomic window from Microcoleus sp. bin38.metabat.b11b12b14.051.
GGATCACTTGAAAAATATCATTAGCCGTTGCTGACCCGCAGTTAAGAATAAAATTAGCATGGCGCTGGGCTACTTGTGCGCCGCCGATCTGATATCCCTTGAGTCCCGCTTGTTCGATCAGCCAACCCGCCGCCTTCGGGCTGGGGTTGCGGAAGACTGAGCCGCAGCTAGGCAGGTGGTAAGGTTGACTCGTCCGCCGCTGGCTGAAATTGTTGTTAGTTTCTGCCATGACTTGCGATCGATCGAATCCCGGCTGCAACTGGAACGTCGCTTCTGTTACCAGGCGATCGCCCCCTTGCAGCACCGAAGTCCGGTAACGATATCCTAAATCTTTTGGTGTGAGAATTTCCACCTTACCATTAGGAGATAGCAGGCGAGCGTTGACCAGAATATCAGCAGCACAGCCCCTGTGAGCCCCTGCATTCATCACCACAGCCCCTCCGACGGTGCCCGGTATGCCGACTGCCCATTCTAGACCTTTCCAGCCTCGTTTGGCAGCCAACCAAGCAAGGCGGGGAATTGACTCTCCCGCCCCGGCTGTAACTTGACCTGTTTCTGCATGAAAATTTACCTGTTTGAGGTAGCGAGTGGCGACAACCAACCCGGGTAAACCCCGATCGCTCACCAACAAATTAGAACCAGCACCCAGCAGAGTCACCGGTACCCCCTCATCGTGTGCCCAGGCAAAACTAGCTTGCAAAGCCTCCATGCTGCGGGGAGCAACGTACCACTGGGCCGGGCCACCGACTCGGAAGGAAGTCAGCCCCGCCAGCGCAACTTGAGAGTTAATTTTACAATCAGTTCCCCACAAAGAAACAGGAGAATACACTCGCCGATTTTCCTTAACAGAGGAGTCATTCGAGATAGTCACCATCTTGAAAATCCTTAAAAATATCTTCTATTCCAGACTTGGTTGAAAATTCATTTACCTGTGGTTGTGCCGGTCGAACGGACAATTAGCCGAACAAAAGTATCGGTACAATCTGCACCGCCGTTATCTCGATCGACTCGGCACTCAGTCCCAAAGGCGATCTAATCCGGGCGATCGGCTTGTTGGTAGAAAGCCATAACCTCTGGAATAATCTGATTCAGATTGCCTGCGCCCAAAAACAAAGCCAAATCTCCCGGTTGAAGGTTTTCGGTTAAAAACTTGGTGACAGACTCTAGGGAAGGGCAAAACTCAACGTCTCGGCCTTCTTTAGCAATCAAATCAGCAACCTGCTGCCCGGTAATCTCTCCTGAATTGGGTTCCCCAGCACTATAAATATCGCAAGTTACAACCAAATCTGCATCCCCAAAAGATTGAGCAAATTCTGGCAAAAATGTCAGAGTCCGGCTATAACGGTGCGGTTGAAAAATAGCAACTACTCTTCGAGATTTGGAATTCTTTTCGCTACCTTCGATCCGCAAGCGAGCAGCGGCCAAGGTAACGCGAATTTCGCTAGGGTGGTGGGCGTAATCGTCCACAAACAAGATGTCATTCTGAAAGCCCCGTACCTCAAAACGGCGGCGAGCGCCTTCAAACCCGGCAATCGCTTTGGCGATCGCCGAAAACTCCAACCCTAACAATCGACCCACTGCTACCGCAGCTAGTGCATTGCTGAGATTGTGTTTCCCCAGCAATTTCAACTCCATTTCCCCGAGCAAAGTTCCTCGCTCCGAAATTGCAGCCTTGGTACTTTCGGCTCCGTACTCTACCCCCGAGGCCGTGTAATCAGCATTGCTTTCGGGATGCAAGCTGTAGCTGACATTGGGAGCAAGGCAGTCTTTGACAATTTCGTCATCTATGCAGCCGACCAAAGTTTGACAGTTTTGGGCAAACACCTTAAATGTGTCTATTACCTGGTCTAGCGTATCGTAATGGTCTGGATGATCCAGTTCCACATTCGTCACTATGCCAATTTTGGCTATCAGGTTGACGAGAGAACCGTCGGATTCATCAGCCTCGGCAACTAAGTAAGGGCCTTCCCCTAAACGAGCATTGCCTTCCCAAGCATTTACCTCGCCTCCTACTACGATCGTCGGGTCTAGACCTGCTGCCATCAGCATGAAGCCGATTAAGCTGCTAGTAGTAGTTTTGCCGTGAGTCCCCGCTACAGCTATGCTTTGGTAATCTTGAATTAAGGCTGCCAACACATCCGAGCGATGAAAAATCGGACAGCCCAAATCTAAAGCAGCTCGATATTCGGCATTTGCCGGGTGAATTGCCGTCGAGCATACAACTTGAGGCAATCCCGAAGTTGCCGTAGCGCCCGAACCGTTGCCGTTCAATTGCAGAGCTGCGGCTGTCGCCACGGAAGTTCCTACCGTACCAGCGACTGCCGAGGATGCGGCTTTTTCCGGCGCCCCGCGATCGGGACTGCTACCGTTGACCGTCGTTTGAAATACTTCAAAATTGCTGGCATCTTGATGCCAAAAAATGTGAGCTCCCATTTCTTGCAAGCGCTCGGTTATATGACTCGATTTAATGTCGGAGCCGTACACAGGCAACTTGCGTTTCGCTAGAATGTAGGCAAGGGCTGACATTCCAATCCCACCAATGCCGATGAAATGAAATGGTCTCCCGCTGAAATCAACAGAACTCGGCATCTTCGCTCCTCACACACCACGCCACGCCAATAACACGCGATATTATATCAAGAATTATTTTTTCAGGATACAGTTCGCTATAGATTTTTGTACACAATACTCTGCGCTTCCCTAAATTTCGGGATTTGTAGAGAGGTTTGTCTTGTATCCTATTTGACATCCTCCCCGACCTAAAAGGTGCGGGGATTCCAAGAATCACTTCTTGGAACTTTCTGCTTCAAAGCAACTGCCATCAGACTTATGCCTATCCGGTCTTACGTTCGCTCCACAGACTTTCACCGCAAGCCCTGCGGCAAGAATATTCTGAGCCGCATTGATATCTCGATCGTGGTGCGTTCCACACTGCGGGCAATCCCATTCACGGATGTTCAAAGGCAACTTTTCTACAATGTGACCGCAAGGCCCGCATCGCTTAGAACTCGGAAACCATCGGTCAATCTTAATCAGAGTGCGATCGTACCACTCGCACTTGTATTCAAGTTGTCTGACCAATTCACGCCAACTCGCATCACTGATAGAAAGGGACAGCTTCCGATTCTTGACCATATTCTTCACAGCCAAATCCTCGACGGCGATGGTTTGGTTTTCACGCACCAATCGAGTTGTCAACTTGTGAAGGAAATCTTTTCTGGCATCGCTAA
It includes:
- the murC gene encoding UDP-N-acetylmuramate--L-alanine ligase — protein: MPSSVDFSGRPFHFIGIGGIGMSALAYILAKRKLPVYGSDIKSSHITERLQEMGAHIFWHQDASNFEVFQTTVNGSSPDRGAPEKAASSAVAGTVGTSVATAAALQLNGNGSGATATSGLPQVVCSTAIHPANAEYRAALDLGCPIFHRSDVLAALIQDYQSIAVAGTHGKTTTSSLIGFMLMAAGLDPTIVVGGEVNAWEGNARLGEGPYLVAEADESDGSLVNLIAKIGIVTNVELDHPDHYDTLDQVIDTFKVFAQNCQTLVGCIDDEIVKDCLAPNVSYSLHPESNADYTASGVEYGAESTKAAISERGTLLGEMELKLLGKHNLSNALAAVAVGRLLGLEFSAIAKAIAGFEGARRRFEVRGFQNDILFVDDYAHHPSEIRVTLAAARLRIEGSEKNSKSRRVVAIFQPHRYSRTLTFLPEFAQSFGDADLVVTCDIYSAGEPNSGEITGQQVADLIAKEGRDVEFCPSLESVTKFLTENLQPGDLALFLGAGNLNQIIPEVMAFYQQADRPD
- the murB gene encoding UDP-N-acetylmuramate dehydrogenase, whose protein sequence is MVTISNDSSVKENRRVYSPVSLWGTDCKINSQVALAGLTSFRVGGPAQWYVAPRSMEALQASFAWAHDEGVPVTLLGAGSNLLVSDRGLPGLVVATRYLKQVNFHAETGQVTAGAGESIPRLAWLAAKRGWKGLEWAVGIPGTVGGAVVMNAGAHRGCAADILVNARLLSPNGKVEILTPKDLGYRYRTSVLQGGDRLVTEATFQLQPGFDRSQVMAETNNNFSQRRTSQPYHLPSCGSVFRNPSPKAAGWLIEQAGLKGYQIGGAQVAQRHANFILNCGSATANDIFQVIRHVQQQVEQRWSLLLEPEVRILGEFPS